From the Tenacibaculum dicentrarchi genome, the window GCATACCTGTTTTGTTTAAATAAACGACCTTTAGTATCTGATCCAGCTGCCGATCCGTAGAAAGGATTTTGAATATCATTATCAATAAAACTATAATATTGAGCTCCATATCTAGACTCAAAACTTAAGTTTTCTGCTAATTGAAAGTTAAAAGAAAAATTAGCATTTAACGAATGTCTTTCTGATTGTTTTAAGTTATATTTAGCATTTGCAATTGAATTTGTTAAAGCTCCAAAACCACGTCCTGCATCTCCAAAATCGTAAATATGACCTCCATAAATAGGATCATCAATTTTTTTACCATTGGTATCTCTAGTAAATAATGGGTAAATTGAAGGAATATTATCAACAAACCAAAAAACACTTCCTGAATCTTCAGACTGTCCGTTTGAAGTCGTTTTTCCAAAAGTATATCCTAAATTAACACTTGCTTTTAACCAATCAGTTGGGTTATGTGTTAAATTTAAACGAGAAGTATATCTTTTATAATCTGAATTAAGTACATATCCTTTATCTTCTAAATAACCAAAAGAAGAAAAGTATTTTGTTTTATCATCACCACCACTCATTTTTAAGTTTGCCTCTGTTCTAATAGAAGTTTGGAAACCATAATCAGCCCAGTTTTCTGGCGTGTATTTTCTAGCAACACCTGCTCTAACTTTTCCTGTAGCAGGATCAATTAATTTAGAAATATCAGAAACATTCCATAAATTATAAGCACTGTTAATACCTTTCCCTGAAAAAAGATTCGCATTTGCATACGCAGTTGCATCAGCTTCACCATTAAAGTCTCCTTTATTTCTCATTGCTTCCCAAGAAAGACCAATGTATTCTTCTGGTGATTTAATAGTGCTATATCTAGCTAAATTGCTAAAATTAACACCAGTTTTAACATCAAATTCAATTGATGAAACCCCATTTTTACCTGATTTTGTTGTAATTAAAACAACTCCATTCGCCCCTCTAGAACCATAAATTGCAGTTGCCGTAGCATCTTTTAATATCGTTGTAGATGCTATATCAGATGGATTAATCGTATTAAGTGCTCCGTCAAAAGGAACACCATCAACTACAAATAAAGGATCTCTGTTTCCGTTTACAGAACCAAAACCTCTAATTCTAATTGTTGCCGATTTACCTGGCTGACCTGAAGTATTTATAACCTGTACCCCTGCAGCCTCACCTGCTAAAGCTTGTGAAATATTTGAAACACTTTTTGCCGCTAATACCTCAGCCTTTACAACTTTTGCAGTACCTGTAAATGCCGATTTAGTTGATGTTCCATACCCAACAACAACAACCTCTTCTAATACATTTGCATCTTCTTGCATTACTACGTTAATCGTAGTTTTTGCACCTACTAATTTAGTAACATTTTGCATACCTACAAAGCTAAACACTAAGCTTTGATTTGCTTCCGCTTTAACAGTATATGTACCATCAAAGTCAGTTTCAACACCTGATACCGTACCTTTTATTACAACATTAACTCCTGGTAATGGACCAGCACTATCTGACACAGTACCTGTAATCATCTTTTGTTGTGCAGTTACATTTACTAGAAAACCTAGAAAAAATAAAATACACAATACGTTTTTGTAACGTGGATTCATAAAATATTTAATTTTAATTATTATTGGATGTAAATTTAAAGGCAATAGTTATTCGTTAACAAGCTTTTGACGCTAAAGACCTTTATTTTGATGTAAAAAACCTTTAAAAAGTGGCTAACACCCATTTTAAAACCAAAAAAAATGTTAATTTTTAACAATAAATTGGTACTTTAGTATCTAAAATAACCATTGATTGTTTAAATTTGTAAACTTATGTAGTATAACCTATACTATTATTAAATAGCTTTTACTACTAATTTTTATAAAATATTTCCTCAAAATATGAAAAAATCAGTCTTAATTATAGATAGCGACCAACAAGCTATCGACAACTTAAAAGAACTATTAACTGAATTTAATTTTTTAAAAGTAATAGATCAATGCACTACAACTATTGATGGTATTAATAAAATTAACACACTAAAACCTGATATTGTGTATCTTGATACACAGCTAAATGATGTTACTACAGGCTTTGATGTTATTGATAAAATAACTCTATCTGAAAAACCTGTTTTTATCTTTACATCTTCATCAAATAAAGATGCTTTAAAAGCTTTTGATTATGGTGTATTTGATTATTTATTAAAGCCCTTGAATAAAATCCGTTTTTTTAATTCTATAGATAAATTAATAGCAAGTAAGAAAATTGAAAATCAATTTAGTCTTAAAAGTAACTTAGATAATATTTTAAATTTTATAAAAGAAAAATCTGAAGAAAAACCTAAAATAAACACTACTGTAAAAGGCACTAAAATCAATATAAAATCAGGTAATAAAGTAATTTTACTTGAAAGAAGTATGATTAAATATATATCGGCCTCGGGTTATTATATTGAAATTTTCACAACCGATAACCGTAAATTTTTACTACGAGAATCTTTATCTAGTATCATAAAACGATTAAATGCTAG encodes:
- a CDS encoding LytR/AlgR family response regulator transcription factor, which codes for MKKSVLIIDSDQQAIDNLKELLTEFNFLKVIDQCTTTIDGINKINTLKPDIVYLDTQLNDVTTGFDVIDKITLSEKPVFIFTSSSNKDALKAFDYGVFDYLLKPLNKIRFFNSIDKLIASKKIENQFSLKSNLDNILNFIKEKSEEKPKINTTVKGTKINIKSGNKVILLERSMIKYISASGYYIEIFTTDNRKFLLRESLSSIIKRLNASNFIRIHRSTIINTNFIDEIIASNYGETDVKINDNKTFRISKSYKKEFQEIIGF